In the Longimicrobiales bacterium genome, one interval contains:
- the gdhA gene encoding NADP-specific glutamate dehydrogenase → MAAYATSLMEDVKARNPAEPEFHQAVEEVAESLELVLRRRPEYGSAKILERMIEPERVIMFRVPWVDDQGGVQVNRGFRVEMNSAIGPYKGGLRFHASVTLGMLKFLAFEQVLKNALTTLPLGGGKGGSDFDPKGKSDGEVMRFCQSFMTELYRHIGQNTDVPAGDIGVGGREIGFLFGQYKRLANEFTGVLTGKGLNWGGSLIRPEATGYGSVYFAAEMLQTRGDTLEGKRCLVSGSGNVAQYTAEKLLDLGATVLTLSDSGGCIYDEEGIDREKLAFVMELKNERRGRIEEYADKYPSAVYSPLAPEPGRRADVIWTYDADCAFPSATQNEINATDAQNLLNSGVCVVSEGANMPTTADGVVLFVDAGILYGPGKAANAGGVAVSGLEMAQNSMRYSWTREEVDQKLQSIMKSIHSECVEVAEDFGTPGNYVNGANIGGFLKVADAMLDQGVV, encoded by the coding sequence ATGGCTGCGTATGCGACGAGTCTGATGGAAGACGTGAAGGCTAGGAACCCAGCTGAGCCGGAATTCCACCAAGCGGTAGAGGAGGTGGCTGAGTCCCTAGAGTTAGTTCTCCGCCGCCGCCCAGAATACGGCTCCGCTAAGATCCTAGAACGCATGATCGAGCCAGAGCGGGTCATCATGTTCCGCGTGCCTTGGGTCGATGACCAAGGAGGCGTGCAGGTCAATCGAGGGTTCCGCGTCGAAATGAACAGCGCGATCGGTCCCTACAAAGGCGGCCTCCGGTTCCACGCCTCCGTGACCCTTGGGATGTTGAAGTTCCTGGCGTTCGAGCAGGTGCTGAAGAATGCGTTGACCACGCTCCCCTTGGGTGGTGGAAAAGGCGGGTCGGACTTCGACCCCAAGGGGAAGAGCGATGGCGAGGTCATGCGCTTCTGTCAGAGCTTCATGACCGAGCTGTACCGCCACATCGGGCAGAACACCGACGTACCAGCCGGTGACATTGGTGTTGGAGGACGGGAGATCGGTTTCCTCTTCGGTCAGTACAAGCGACTCGCCAACGAGTTCACGGGTGTCCTCACGGGCAAAGGCCTGAATTGGGGCGGCTCGCTGATTCGTCCCGAAGCAACCGGATACGGGTCGGTCTACTTCGCCGCCGAGATGCTTCAGACACGCGGCGACACGCTTGAGGGCAAACGGTGCCTGGTGTCGGGTAGTGGGAACGTGGCGCAGTACACGGCGGAGAAGCTCCTTGACCTCGGGGCGACCGTACTTACGCTTTCCGATTCGGGCGGCTGCATCTACGACGAAGAAGGCATCGATCGAGAGAAGCTCGCGTTCGTCATGGAGTTGAAGAACGAGCGTCGGGGCCGCATCGAGGAGTATGCTGACAAGTATCCGTCCGCAGTCTATTCGCCACTCGCACCTGAACCCGGCCGGCGCGCCGATGTAATTTGGACGTACGATGCCGACTGTGCGTTCCCGTCTGCCACGCAGAACGAGATTAACGCGACGGATGCTCAGAACCTTCTGAACAGTGGTGTTTGTGTCGTCTCGGAAGGGGCGAACATGCCGACCACGGCTGACGGCGTCGTGCTTTTTGTCGACGCTGGGATTCTCTACGGCCCGGGGAAGGCTGCGAACGCCGGTGGTGTCGCAGTGTCCGGGTTGGAGATGGCGCAAAACAGTATGCGCTACAGCTGGACCCGCGAAGAAGTCGATCAGAAGCTCCAATCCATCATGAAGAGCATCCACTCCGAGTGCGTGGAGGTGGCTGAGGACTTTGGGACGCCTGGGAACTATGTGAATGGGGCGAACATTGGTGGCTTTTTGAAAGTTGCTGATGCGATGCTTGATCAGGGCGTGGTTTAG
- a CDS encoding DUF5916 domain-containing protein, with translation MSRPAHIAVPMSFFALAAFMLPIASAAQDDGPALQAYRIPDGQTIELDGRITEDVWSQAVPIRDFTQTEPVEGGTPSRDTEIWVAYDSDRLYIGAVMYDDPEGILAHQKQRDGYLSTDDRFMWILDTFKDGRTGYFFETNPAGVLSDALLTGGGGGRGGFGGGGGGRAWDGIWDVRTFIRPDGWSLEIEIPFQTLNFDPESDEWGINFQRTIKRDNEEIMWRGWRRTEGLQRPVFAGTLAGLEGMSQGIGLEAVPSAIAGWKNIPTNTDPTIYPRDMSLDLNYSVTSSLRASLSINTDFAEVESDNRRVNLTRFSLRFPERRGFFLEGSGIFSFAPRSGPDPFFSRNIGISSGQQVPIQYGTRVTGQVGGTEVGFFQVGTGQATFFDEDDQMDVLLPSEQFTVARVRQPFWEQSTIGAIYTRRSASPDATGFVPEIGHTAGVDMSLNTRDFMGTGKNADMEAFFVWNSNPDPTQDLTTGDLSARGFRINFPNDRYTGHLSYREFGDDYRPTLGFVARNDFRRIEPRIGFSPRPDIDWIRKLDFSVQFRNLTELGTGILEEREWDFNVLGVDFESGDNFDVNVKRVYEFLDYNFQISDGIQIPQGEYTNWEYSIRGSTASKRKISLFGGGGWSGFWNGDRKSIFARATLRPNPGISTSLNVQYNAVELPQGDFSANVYELETQWNPTPWVSATSQFQYDDQSQLLGLFARLRWIVKPGNDIYLVYTHNWQNLSAGILDNPDLITLSRGGSIKLNYTYRF, from the coding sequence ATGAGTCGACCGGCGCACATCGCCGTGCCGATGTCTTTCTTTGCGCTGGCAGCCTTCATGCTACCTATCGCCTCGGCTGCACAAGACGATGGTCCCGCCCTTCAGGCCTACCGAATTCCCGACGGTCAGACGATCGAGTTGGACGGCCGCATCACGGAAGACGTGTGGTCACAGGCTGTGCCGATCCGGGACTTCACGCAGACAGAGCCCGTTGAAGGAGGAACGCCCTCCCGTGATACGGAGATATGGGTCGCGTACGACTCCGACCGGCTCTACATCGGCGCCGTCATGTATGACGATCCCGAGGGTATCCTCGCGCACCAAAAACAGCGCGACGGCTACTTGAGCACAGACGATCGTTTCATGTGGATCTTGGACACGTTCAAGGACGGACGGACGGGGTATTTCTTCGAAACCAATCCTGCCGGCGTACTCAGCGACGCTCTGCTCACGGGTGGTGGCGGCGGCCGCGGCGGTTTCGGCGGTGGTGGTGGTGGTCGGGCCTGGGACGGCATCTGGGACGTCCGGACGTTTATCCGCCCAGACGGCTGGTCGCTCGAGATCGAGATCCCCTTCCAAACCCTCAACTTCGATCCCGAGTCGGACGAGTGGGGCATCAACTTCCAGCGCACCATCAAGCGTGACAACGAAGAGATCATGTGGCGTGGCTGGCGGCGTACCGAGGGACTGCAACGCCCGGTGTTCGCTGGAACTTTGGCCGGACTTGAGGGCATGTCTCAGGGCATCGGGCTTGAAGCCGTGCCGTCCGCAATCGCGGGCTGGAAGAACATCCCGACGAACACGGATCCGACGATATACCCTCGCGACATGTCGCTCGATTTGAACTACTCGGTGACCTCGAGCCTCAGGGCCTCACTCTCCATCAACACCGATTTCGCAGAAGTAGAAAGTGACAACCGACGTGTGAACCTCACGCGATTCTCGCTTCGATTTCCTGAACGCCGCGGCTTCTTCCTGGAAGGCTCAGGGATCTTCTCGTTCGCGCCGCGAAGTGGACCGGATCCATTCTTCTCACGGAACATCGGCATCTCGTCCGGACAGCAGGTCCCGATCCAATACGGGACGCGCGTGACGGGCCAGGTTGGCGGCACCGAAGTCGGCTTCTTCCAAGTCGGGACGGGCCAAGCAACGTTCTTCGACGAAGACGACCAGATGGACGTCTTGCTCCCGTCGGAACAGTTCACCGTAGCACGAGTGCGCCAGCCATTCTGGGAGCAGTCGACAATCGGGGCCATCTATACACGACGTTCAGCTTCGCCGGATGCTACGGGCTTCGTTCCGGAGATCGGGCACACGGCCGGTGTGGACATGTCACTGAACACCCGCGACTTCATGGGGACCGGCAAGAACGCGGATATGGAGGCGTTCTTCGTCTGGAACTCGAATCCGGACCCGACCCAGGATCTCACGACAGGAGACCTCTCCGCTCGAGGATTCCGAATCAACTTTCCGAACGACAGATACACGGGCCACCTCTCGTACCGCGAATTCGGCGACGACTACCGGCCGACGCTCGGTTTCGTGGCTCGCAACGACTTTCGGCGTATCGAACCACGGATCGGGTTCTCCCCGCGTCCTGATATCGACTGGATCCGGAAACTGGATTTCTCAGTTCAGTTCAGAAACCTGACCGAGCTTGGGACCGGCATTCTCGAGGAACGCGAGTGGGACTTCAACGTGCTCGGCGTCGACTTCGAGAGCGGCGACAACTTCGATGTCAACGTGAAGCGCGTCTACGAGTTCCTAGACTACAATTTCCAGATCAGCGACGGCATCCAGATCCCGCAGGGTGAGTATACGAACTGGGAGTATTCCATCCGGGGCAGCACTGCGTCCAAACGGAAGATCTCACTCTTTGGTGGCGGCGGATGGAGCGGATTCTGGAACGGTGATCGGAAGAGCATTTTCGCCAGAGCGACCCTCCGACCAAACCCCGGAATCAGCACCTCACTCAATGTGCAGTACAACGCCGTCGAGCTCCCGCAGGGGGACTTCAGCGCCAACGTCTACGAACTCGAAACGCAGTGGAACCCAACGCCTTGGGTATCGGCAACGTCGCAGTTCCAGTACGACGACCAGAGTCAACTCTTGGGTCTCTTCGCGCGACTGCGTTGGATCGTGAAGCCAGGGAACGACATCTACCTCGTGTACACGCACAACTGGCAGAATCTGAGCGCGGGGATCTTGGACAACCCAGATCTGATCACGCTGTCGCGTGGCGGGTCGATCAAGTTGAACTACACCTATCGGTTCTAG
- a CDS encoding acyl-CoA reductase, protein MSRPFSAWALPSSVQAAVLSTVSLDGGRGAGEDGDIRVEYPAGAPDWIASVVDALEVSRSSLVRRSAEGIAELLGAVGFRFMSPGDPIREEALRLLPGTAGVSAEMAETILDGMAADWTPARLAALLGEEFGAPGMLDEFTEGRGQRSMPVGPRLTAQFVSGSVPGVSVNALIRALLVKSPTLVKPGLGDVVLPVLFVRALREADAALADAVAVVYWPGGSVSSEDIVLGRAEMVTAYGGDDTVAALRARVPVSTRFRAYHHRTSIGVVGRGALGPAAVSTTTDDLARAVAVFDQRGCVSPQVVFVEEGGEMSPAAFADALAVSFEALEDDLPGGALDAAEASTLQQLRGTAEMMRAAGSGVECTHGGTASWTVIFDPDAQLSSACVGRVVRVRPILSAQDLPALLEPVAAHLQTVGVAGLGEKLDGLAERLGRLGASRVVPFAQVPFPPAWWHHDGGGPLRDLVRYIDLSS, encoded by the coding sequence GTGAGTCGGCCGTTCTCAGCTTGGGCACTGCCTTCGTCGGTCCAGGCGGCCGTGCTGTCCACCGTCTCGCTCGACGGCGGACGAGGTGCGGGAGAAGACGGAGACATCCGGGTCGAGTACCCTGCGGGAGCGCCGGACTGGATTGCGAGTGTCGTGGATGCCCTCGAAGTCTCTCGCTCGAGTTTGGTGCGGCGTTCGGCTGAAGGGATCGCGGAACTTCTTGGTGCTGTCGGATTTCGTTTTATGAGCCCCGGCGACCCCATCCGCGAGGAAGCTCTCAGGTTGTTGCCTGGTACCGCAGGTGTCTCGGCCGAGATGGCTGAGACGATTCTGGACGGCATGGCTGCCGACTGGACCCCGGCTCGTCTCGCTGCGTTGCTTGGGGAGGAGTTCGGCGCGCCCGGGATGCTGGACGAGTTCACCGAGGGCAGGGGGCAGCGGTCGATGCCGGTCGGCCCTCGCCTCACCGCCCAGTTCGTGAGTGGGAGCGTCCCAGGAGTGAGTGTGAACGCTTTAATCCGAGCGCTTCTGGTGAAGAGCCCCACGCTCGTGAAGCCTGGGCTTGGGGACGTCGTGCTCCCTGTGCTGTTCGTCCGTGCCCTGCGGGAGGCCGATGCGGCTCTCGCAGACGCGGTCGCAGTTGTGTATTGGCCGGGGGGCAGCGTTTCGAGCGAGGACATCGTGCTCGGTCGGGCTGAGATGGTCACCGCATATGGAGGAGACGACACGGTGGCAGCACTGCGTGCTCGTGTTCCGGTTTCGACCCGCTTCCGGGCGTACCATCACCGGACAAGTATTGGGGTTGTGGGCCGGGGGGCACTTGGGCCCGCTGCCGTGTCGACTACGACGGACGACCTAGCGCGTGCGGTAGCCGTCTTCGATCAGAGAGGCTGTGTTTCGCCGCAGGTCGTGTTCGTCGAAGAGGGCGGCGAGATGAGTCCGGCGGCGTTTGCCGATGCGCTTGCGGTCTCATTCGAAGCACTCGAGGACGACCTTCCCGGAGGAGCACTCGATGCCGCTGAGGCCTCAACACTGCAACAGTTGAGGGGCACAGCAGAGATGATGCGTGCGGCAGGCTCGGGGGTGGAGTGCACCCACGGAGGTACCGCTTCTTGGACCGTGATCTTCGATCCGGACGCCCAGTTGTCCTCGGCGTGCGTGGGGCGCGTCGTCCGTGTCCGCCCGATTTTGTCGGCACAGGACCTGCCTGCCCTTCTCGAGCCCGTAGCCGCTCACCTTCAAACGGTGGGTGTCGCCGGGTTAGGCGAGAAGCTGGACGGTTTGGCAGAACGACTCGGGCGCTTGGGCGCCTCGAGGGTGGTACCCTTCGCTCAGGTGCCGTTTCCGCCTGCATGGTGGCACCACGATGGGGGCGGTCCTCTCAGGGACCTTGTTCGCTACATCGATCTCAGTAGTTAG
- a CDS encoding AbrB/MazE/SpoVT family DNA-binding domain-containing protein: MAIYRTLYYTDVSVGVGGRVTIPQNMREDLGIDEGNSLTVRVEENPKGGRQMVIWRAEQQPDDQD; the protein is encoded by the coding sequence ATGGCCATCTATCGGACACTCTACTACACAGACGTTTCAGTCGGCGTCGGTGGGCGTGTTACGATCCCGCAGAACATGCGGGAGGATCTCGGCATCGACGAGGGCAATTCCCTCACGGTCCGGGTCGAGGAAAATCCAAAGGGTGGTCGTCAGATGGTTATCTGGCGCGCCGAACAACAGCCCGACGATCAAGACTAG
- a CDS encoding ATP-binding cassette domain-containing protein, which yields MSDNGYAIRLEGVTKRFGKHTAVSGFDFEVPRGVICGLLGPNGSGKTTSIRMIMGILNPDEGSVSLFGEDPDKTRREKVGYLPEERGIYKKMRVIELLTFFAEIRGVKRSEGRKKAGVWLERLGLSAWGDKRADDLSKGMQQKVQFIGTVLHDPELLILDEPFSGLDPINQDVLEEIVRDFHAKGTTILFSTHLMHQAEQLCERVCLISNAKKVLDADLKALKASERKGIVAVEFEGPDDWIRGPEVDHTEEIDNGLHLILRDGADYQAILKRGVDSEARILRFDLVEPKLHEIFVRHAGAGSVGDAGMPAGAHPGGVS from the coding sequence ATGAGCGACAACGGATACGCCATTCGGCTCGAGGGCGTCACAAAACGCTTCGGGAAGCACACGGCAGTGTCTGGATTCGATTTTGAGGTGCCCCGTGGGGTCATCTGCGGCCTACTTGGGCCGAACGGATCCGGTAAGACGACCAGCATTCGCATGATCATGGGAATCCTGAACCCAGATGAGGGCTCGGTAAGCTTGTTTGGTGAAGATCCAGATAAGACTCGTCGGGAAAAGGTCGGGTACCTGCCGGAGGAGCGCGGCATCTACAAGAAGATGAGGGTCATCGAGTTGTTGACCTTCTTCGCTGAGATCCGCGGTGTGAAAAGGTCGGAGGGCCGCAAGAAGGCTGGTGTCTGGCTCGAGCGACTTGGCCTCAGCGCGTGGGGTGACAAGAGAGCCGACGATCTGTCCAAGGGTATGCAGCAGAAAGTCCAGTTCATTGGGACGGTTCTGCACGATCCGGAACTGCTGATTCTGGACGAGCCCTTCAGTGGACTCGATCCCATCAACCAAGATGTGCTCGAGGAGATCGTGCGGGACTTTCATGCGAAGGGGACCACGATCCTATTCTCCACGCACCTCATGCATCAAGCCGAACAGCTTTGCGAACGCGTCTGCCTCATCTCGAACGCTAAGAAAGTGCTCGACGCCGACCTGAAGGCTCTGAAGGCCTCAGAAAGGAAAGGCATCGTAGCCGTTGAGTTCGAGGGCCCCGACGATTGGATCAGGGGCCCTGAAGTCGATCACACGGAAGAGATCGACAACGGCTTGCACCTCATTCTCAGGGATGGGGCGGATTATCAGGCGATCCTGAAACGTGGCGTCGACTCGGAGGCTCGCATTCTTCGCTTCGATCTGGTCGAGCCAAAGCTCCACGAGATCTTTGTACGTCACGCGGGTGCTGGCTCGGTCGGAGACGCTGGAATGCCGGCAGGTGCTCACCCGGGAGGTGTGTCATGA
- a CDS encoding ABC transporter permease: MSNVWAVIRREYLQRVRSKWFVIATIGGPIFMIGITVLPAYFMVQNESDSRIVAIVDGTGVLYDRVAPRFEAAGYDVREEEWNVDIQTELRQRTTEGDLGGFLMMDDLTLETGDATFYVTDRPSSIRSLSLQSAVTRSALEYQLTQRGVDADVMLQGGGLNIEMLSDEGANENEPAFFVAYIGAFFLYMVILLYSVAVMRATLEEKTNRVVEVIISSMKPWHLMLGKIVGVGAVGLTQMAVWLASGALLAGAGIPALVAARPEMVGLESIKEVLPGLGMLGLFLCFFILGFFMFSGLYAAVGAMCNSDEEAQQAQFPVIMLLIVPIIFVMQVIQDPMSTLATTLSLIPIFSPILMWARVAGGGVPAWQVGLSFVLMTITVFAIAWLAGRIYKVGILMAGKRPTLPELWRWVREA, translated from the coding sequence ATGAGCAACGTCTGGGCAGTGATTCGGCGCGAGTACTTACAACGCGTCCGCTCCAAGTGGTTCGTCATTGCGACGATTGGTGGCCCGATCTTCATGATCGGGATCACCGTGCTCCCTGCGTATTTTATGGTGCAAAACGAGAGCGACTCTCGGATCGTCGCCATCGTAGATGGCACTGGCGTTTTGTACGACCGAGTCGCCCCGCGCTTCGAGGCGGCTGGGTACGACGTGCGGGAGGAAGAGTGGAATGTCGACATCCAGACGGAGCTCCGCCAACGCACCACGGAGGGTGACCTCGGCGGTTTCCTGATGATGGACGATCTGACTCTCGAGACGGGTGACGCCACGTTCTACGTAACGGACCGGCCGTCATCCATCCGAAGCCTCTCGCTGCAAAGCGCGGTGACTCGGTCGGCGCTCGAGTATCAGCTCACCCAGCGGGGCGTCGACGCAGACGTGATGCTGCAGGGTGGTGGGCTGAACATCGAGATGCTGTCGGATGAGGGGGCCAATGAGAACGAGCCTGCATTTTTTGTGGCATACATCGGCGCGTTCTTCCTCTATATGGTCATCCTTCTCTATTCGGTCGCGGTTATGCGCGCGACGCTCGAAGAAAAAACCAACCGGGTCGTCGAGGTCATCATCTCATCGATGAAGCCGTGGCACCTCATGCTCGGGAAGATCGTCGGCGTGGGTGCGGTGGGCCTTACTCAGATGGCAGTTTGGCTCGCATCGGGGGCGTTGCTTGCCGGGGCGGGGATTCCTGCCTTAGTGGCGGCTCGACCGGAAATGGTAGGGCTGGAGAGCATCAAGGAGGTTCTCCCAGGGCTCGGAATGCTGGGGCTCTTCCTGTGCTTCTTCATTCTCGGCTTCTTCATGTTCTCCGGGCTGTATGCGGCGGTTGGCGCCATGTGCAACTCAGATGAAGAAGCTCAACAGGCGCAGTTCCCAGTGATCATGTTGCTGATCGTCCCCATCATTTTCGTGATGCAGGTCATTCAGGATCCCATGTCGACGCTCGCCACGACGTTGTCGCTGATCCCGATCTTCTCGCCGATTCTCATGTGGGCGCGAGTGGCCGGCGGCGGCGTACCCGCGTGGCAGGTCGGTCTGTCCTTTGTCCTGATGACGATCACGGTTTTCGCGATTGCTTGGTTGGCCGGCCGAATCTACAAGGTCGGCATTCTGATGGCAGGAAAGCGGCCGACGCTGCCCGAACTGTGGCGTTGGGTCAGAGAAGCGTAG
- a CDS encoding copper chaperone PCu(A)C — translation MARRSLTAALLVAVAACGDAEPEGPVGGAPLAPRDVEVTAARVLAPSSPERTALYADVANPGSMPDTLISISSPAAEESSLHEMAIEGGMMRMSPIEYLVIPVGSTVSLAPGGLHGMLEGLTSALAVGDSVEVTLLFAKAGSQTVWATVQDPANARD, via the coding sequence GTGGCAAGACGGAGCCTGACCGCTGCCCTGCTGGTGGCCGTCGCCGCGTGCGGTGATGCTGAGCCAGAGGGCCCAGTAGGTGGAGCGCCCCTAGCACCTCGTGACGTTGAAGTCACCGCGGCACGAGTGCTGGCCCCGTCGAGTCCCGAGCGAACCGCGCTCTACGCAGACGTCGCAAATCCTGGCTCGATGCCCGACACGCTGATCTCCATCTCCTCACCAGCGGCTGAAGAATCCTCCCTGCACGAGATGGCCATTGAGGGCGGTATGATGCGCATGTCGCCAATCGAGTATCTGGTGATCCCCGTCGGATCTACCGTTTCGTTGGCACCTGGAGGATTGCACGGAATGCTGGAGGGCCTCACTTCCGCCTTAGCCGTGGGAGACTCCGTCGAGGTGACTTTGTTATTCGCGAAAGCCGGGTCCCAAACCGTCTGGGCGACGGTTCAAGACCCGGCTAACGCACGCGACTGA
- a CDS encoding SCO family protein encodes MMRPHPVLAALSLFASTACGGSSNPIERAANQMSATQFIQPYDMPAVTLTDQDGEAFDLRLDTRDQITVLFFGYTSCPDICPITMASVARAVSLLEPEIRSHVGVLFVSLDANRDDPGRVKEWLSTFDPAFVGVTGTQEQLDQTLEGLGFVMPPYEIPAEGFYEVPHPASLFVFTPERLGRFGLGHETTPEQIAQDLTVLSQAWWQDGA; translated from the coding sequence ATGATGAGACCTCATCCTGTCCTCGCGGCACTATCCCTGTTCGCGTCAACAGCGTGTGGCGGATCCAGCAACCCCATCGAACGCGCCGCGAACCAGATGTCCGCAACGCAGTTCATACAGCCCTACGACATGCCTGCGGTGACGCTGACCGACCAGGACGGCGAGGCATTCGACCTCCGGCTCGATACGCGCGATCAAATCACTGTCCTCTTCTTCGGATACACGAGCTGCCCAGACATCTGCCCGATCACAATGGCAAGTGTTGCCCGGGCCGTGAGCCTGCTCGAGCCTGAGATACGGTCCCACGTCGGTGTGCTGTTCGTCTCGCTCGATGCGAACCGCGACGACCCGGGTCGCGTGAAGGAATGGCTTAGCACGTTCGACCCTGCCTTCGTGGGCGTAACGGGCACCCAGGAGCAGTTGGATCAGACGCTGGAAGGACTGGGGTTTGTCATGCCGCCGTACGAGATCCCGGCAGAAGGCTTCTACGAGGTCCCACACCCAGCGTCGCTCTTCGTGTTCACCCCCGAGCGCTTAGGGCGTTTCGGTCTGGGCCATGAGACGACACCTGAACAGATCGCCCAAGACCTCACCGTGCTGAGCCAAGCCTGGTGGCAAGACGGAGCCTGA
- a CDS encoding transglutaminaseTgpA domain-containing protein: protein MSLRLLHRRLAVLMSLTGLVAFAGGAGFEPLSAFLALIALGTALFWHPDTGLSDRMEKIWLPLATLLVVRALIHVFVIQDDVVIPVVDLLLLLMTAEALRSLDAPNDIRLYALSFALILASTAYRPGILFLVAFITYVGLSTLALMVGHLRRKAEEHNVREVPLDRDLIITTGVLAGVILLVSLVVFVSVPRVSQGWAGRGETLATSIAGFSDEISLGQFGSTILANPEIVLRVEFPNGEPEQLSDLRWRGRSYDRFDGVRWTRSGRIPPSSAPRTWYRRRWPNETIEQRIFGAPLDVRVLFALPPALHIDSDNGVQALEDNSGDWVYWGSGPPVYTALSLTSSPPADSLRIERSGYAPSSRFFLQTPNSIDPRIAALADSLTAGIDNRYDKAMAVQRWLQTFTYTRDLPATAREATLEHFLFDRQAGHCEYFSSAMTIMLRTLGIQARNVNGFLGGNWSQFGDYLVVTQNSAHSWVEVWFPDFGWVTFDPTPAGAGSSEGLNMFWPGRIFFDGLQHRWSKWVLDYSVEDQSELLAQWANLFGEREDPASASTGEDTRTNPLGALLLVALLVGGYFWARGGGPPMPPETKAYIALRENCARAGLSITPGLTPLALVARVREERSSAARAAERIVDLYLRSRYGREVLSESDLREVHEALGVARKTLKARA, encoded by the coding sequence ATGAGCCTCCGCCTCCTCCACCGCCGCCTCGCAGTGCTCATGAGCCTGACCGGCCTGGTAGCGTTCGCCGGCGGCGCTGGTTTCGAGCCCCTGTCCGCATTTCTCGCGCTCATCGCCTTGGGGACCGCACTGTTTTGGCACCCGGACACAGGTCTCTCGGACCGAATGGAGAAAATCTGGCTCCCATTGGCCACGCTCCTCGTCGTTCGCGCCCTCATCCATGTCTTCGTCATTCAGGACGACGTCGTCATCCCGGTCGTTGACCTTCTGCTCCTCCTCATGACGGCAGAGGCGTTGCGCTCGCTCGACGCACCCAACGACATCCGACTGTACGCATTGTCCTTCGCGCTGATCCTCGCGTCCACGGCATATCGACCCGGGATCCTTTTCTTGGTGGCATTCATCACCTACGTGGGCCTCTCGACGCTCGCACTCATGGTCGGGCACCTTCGCAGGAAAGCGGAGGAGCACAACGTCCGAGAGGTCCCCCTGGATCGAGACCTCATCATCACAACTGGGGTTCTGGCCGGCGTCATCTTGCTCGTGTCGCTGGTCGTGTTCGTCTCGGTCCCCCGCGTATCACAAGGCTGGGCTGGGCGCGGCGAGACACTCGCCACCTCGATTGCGGGGTTCAGCGACGAGATATCCTTGGGTCAGTTCGGGTCCACGATTCTCGCCAATCCGGAAATTGTCCTCCGCGTGGAGTTCCCGAACGGCGAACCCGAACAGCTATCCGACCTGAGATGGCGTGGCCGTTCGTACGATCGATTCGACGGAGTCCGTTGGACACGATCAGGGCGAATACCGCCATCCTCTGCCCCACGTACCTGGTACCGAAGACGGTGGCCGAACGAAACGATCGAGCAGAGAATTTTCGGCGCACCACTCGACGTGCGTGTGCTGTTCGCGCTCCCCCCCGCTCTCCACATCGACTCGGACAACGGTGTCCAGGCCTTGGAGGACAACTCCGGCGACTGGGTGTACTGGGGCTCCGGCCCACCCGTCTACACCGCACTCTCGCTCACGAGCAGCCCACCTGCGGATTCCCTGCGCATCGAACGGAGCGGCTACGCGCCGAGCAGTCGCTTCTTCCTGCAGACGCCCAACTCGATCGATCCCCGCATCGCGGCACTGGCCGATTCGCTGACCGCGGGTATCGACAACCGCTATGACAAGGCCATGGCCGTTCAGCGCTGGCTGCAGACATTCACGTACACACGAGATCTTCCGGCCACGGCCCGCGAGGCGACGCTCGAACACTTCCTCTTCGACCGGCAGGCAGGACACTGCGAGTACTTCAGCTCAGCCATGACGATCATGCTCCGCACGCTCGGTATTCAGGCGCGGAACGTGAATGGCTTCCTGGGAGGCAACTGGAGTCAGTTCGGAGACTACCTCGTCGTGACGCAGAATTCTGCTCACTCATGGGTCGAGGTTTGGTTTCCGGACTTCGGGTGGGTGACGTTTGACCCTACCCCCGCTGGCGCCGGCTCGAGCGAAGGCCTGAACATGTTCTGGCCAGGCCGCATCTTCTTCGACGGCCTTCAGCACCGCTGGAGCAAGTGGGTCCTGGACTACAGCGTTGAAGACCAGTCGGAGCTTCTCGCTCAGTGGGCGAATCTGTTCGGCGAACGTGAAGACCCCGCATCTGCCAGCACAGGTGAGGACACGAGGACCAATCCGCTAGGTGCCCTGCTTCTGGTAGCGTTGCTCGTGGGCGGGTACTTCTGGGCGCGCGGTGGCGGGCCGCCCATGCCGCCCGAGACCAAGGCGTACATCGCATTGCGCGAAAACTGCGCGCGAGCGGGACTCTCGATCACGCCGGGGCTGACGCCCTTGGCCTTGGTGGCACGCGTCCGAGAAGAACGGTCCTCTGCGGCTCGGGCAGCGGAGCGAATCGTCGACCTGTACCTACGATCCCGGTACGGGCGCGAGGTCCTCAGTGAGTCCGACCTCCGCGAAGTGCACGAAGCGCTGGGTGTGGCGAGAAAGACGCTTAAGGCGAGAGCGTGA